From the genome of Candidatus Latescibacter sp.:
ACTTTTGATTTTTGTGTTCAGCTCTCTTCCCGCAATTATCGAACGAACATTTCGCATTACCCTTCCGGTGGAAGTTGATCTGCTCCTGACCATATTTATTTTTGCTCACTTTGTATTGGGAGAATTTGCAAATTATTACAACCGCATCTGGTGGTGGGACCTCCTGCTCCATACCTCATCGGGAATCCTGATCGGTATGGTTGGATTTGTCATTATTTACTTTTTTCTCTTTACCAGCCGGGTAACCGCCAATCCCGCGTTAGTCTCTCTCTTCAGTGTTACATTTTCTCTCGCGGCAGCGACGCTCTGGGAAATATTCGAGTTTCTGATGGATCAGCTATTCGGTTTCAATATGCAAAAATCAGGGTTTAATGATACGATGGCCGATCTTATCGTGGCTTTTCTGGGGGCCAGTGTGGTCGGCATTGGTGTATACCGATATCTGACCAACGATGAAGACGGATTGATAAAACGGACAATCAATCGTTTCATTTTATTCAACCTGAGATTGAAAGACCGGCGGCTCAGGAGAAAGAGATTGAAAAGAGCACGACGGCAGAAGGTATGATTCGATATCTTCTCTGCCATATACCTGAAACTCCTGATAATTCATGTTCCCAAACGATTCATTTATTGCTCCGGCGAATAATTATTGATACCAATATTTGGAATAGATGCCGAAACAAGTTCGGCATGACGTCATCCGATGTCACTCTTTAATCACCGGAGCAATAACTCATTTCACCTTATACAGGAGGAGGTTTATTCCCATGAGGAAAGACCCTGTTCTCTTCACGATACTGTTCGGAATATTTGCCGCTTTTCTTTCGAGCGGCTGCGGGAACAATGAGGCAGTCATGCGGAAGATCGCCCGTGAGGAGGCGAAAAAGGAGCAGGCGGAATTTCTGAAATCATTCGCGCCGGAAAAATTCGGGTTCGGCGGGGCGCTGGAAAAGGAGTGGTCTCACGCCCAGGGGGTGAAAGTGGGAAACTTTATTTTCATATCCGGGCAGCAGCCCTACGATACCGATCTCGACGAAAAAGGGATGCCCAAAAGAGACCTCGAAACCGGGAAACCCTTCGAGGATCAGCTTAAAACGGTGCTCGATAACATCCGCAAGGTCCTCGACCATTACGGCGCCACGATGGACGATGTTGTGTTTCTCCAGAGCTTTGTCGATGAGAAAGCAGAAAAGAATGTGGCAAAATTTGATAACGCCGCCAAGGTGATCAAGGAGTTCTTCCCCAACGCGCAACATGCCATGACGTTTGTTTCGGTGGATAATCTTTATGGCAAGGAGCAGCTTATCGAGGCTAACGCCATTGCGGTGATGCATAAGTAATGCAGAGCGGAATGGCAGCACAAACACTAAAACACTTTTCACAAAAGGAGTGAGCCATGAAATACCTGTATCTCATTTTTGGTCTTGCCGCAATCTTCTGTTTAGTGAGTATGCCGACAACAACTTTTTCCCAGGCCGGGAAACCCCGTGTAAGTTTGAAAGCAAGTGTGACCCAGAGGCTGGGAGCGGACACGGATATTACCATTGATTACAGCCGGCCCGGTGTCAAGGGAAGAAAAATCTGGGGCGATCTGGTTCCTTACGGTTTGGCGCCTGGGAACAAATCATCGAAGGATAAACCATTCCCCTGGCGTGCCGGCGCAAACGAAAACACCATTATCTCGTTCAATAAGGACATTTTAATTGAGGGACAAAAACTGTCTGCGGGCAAGTACGGCATCCATATAATACCCTCAAAAACAACATGGGTCATCGTTTTCAGCAAAAACAGCACCGCATGGGGGAGTTATTCCTATAACCAGGATGAAGACGCACTCCGTGTGACAGTCACCCCGGTTAAGGCGCCTTTTGAGGAATGGCTGATGTTCGGATTTGATGACCTGACGGCAAATTCGGCGACGGCATTCCTTCGCTGGGAGGAACTCAAAGTGCCTTTCAAGATCAAACTGGCCGAATAATTATTCATGACGACATAAATAATTGCGCATGTTTTGAGTGTTTAGATCCTGAAACGAGTTCAGGATGACACGTGTCATGCCGAACTTGTTGCCGTTTCTCGGGAACGGTGAAACCGTTGCCGTTTCTCGGGAACGGTGAAACCGTTTCGGCATCTATTTTGAAAAGAAACGCAATAAAATATGTCGTCATGTACAAAAGTTCGGGGAATCATCCCCACTTCACTTTGGCCACAATTTTACGTTTTCAGGAAAAGCGATCCGGCCGCTCCGAGAAGGGCAACGATTCCGGCAAGGAGAAAAGCCGGATCGAATGATCCTGTCGTATCGGCGATTGCTCCTAACACATCGCCGCACGCCGCCGCCATGATTGCCGGGATGCTCCATGCAGTCAGCCCGAAGAGCACTGCGGACAGTAAAAATCCGGGCGGCTCAGTCCAGAGCGCGAAAAGACCGAACGCGGCTGCCTGGAGCACATACACGATAGCCAGTGTATATTACCGTCCGAGCCGGTCCGAGACACTCCCCCAGATAACCCCGCAGAAAAGACTCAGCCAGCCGATGAGCATGAAGAGATTACCGGCGGCGAAACCGCGCTTTCTTTTGCTGAACCAGGAAGAGAGCAGCCCCATGACCGGAACATTGCTGGCGCCGCTTCCCACTCCGGTCAGCCCCCGCCAGAAAGCAACCATGAGAAAGCCCTGCGCAAAACCGGTCATGAGCATCCCTAATCCCGCCAGCGCCAGCCCGGCGGAAATTACCATCCTCGGACCGAACCGTGTGGCGAGCGCCCCTCCGATAATGGAAAGCAGCAGGTACCCGACGAGGTTGGCGGTAACCAGCGCGCCTGCCTGGGTATTGGCAATGTCCAGCCCGCGCTGCATGGAGGGCAGAACGAGCGTATATCCGAACCGGGCCAGCCCCAGCGCCGCGAATACGACGCCGACGCCGACCGCCAGAATGATCCATCCGTAAAAGAAATCGCCTCGATGTTTTTCCATGTACAAACCGATGAGAGAGAAATTAAAGTGGGGGGAAAAAAATAAGGTTCGACAATTTGTCTTCACCCGGTATTTATGTTTTTCAGGCGCGCCGACCGATTTTTTTGGATATTGTGCTCAAAGTTACGGTGTGAATTCTGCATAATCAACTATTATTTTCATCCAAAAACAGATGGCGAACCGCGTTCAGCGCCGCACTCTATAAAAGGAAAGTATCGTTGCAGAAAGAAATCTGTTTGGAAGGGAAATGCAGGCTTGACTTGACAAGGAAGCGGGCTGTATTTTGAGCATTAATGGAAAACATTTGCGATTATAGAAAATTCTGCGATAGGCTCACATATGTATTATTATAGAATACATATTTTTCAGAAAAGTACAGTTCATACTTTCAATATTATTCAATAGAAATTATTTGATACACAATTGTTTCGAGCTTTTTATAAGTCTCTATCGTTAGTGTCTTGTATAGAACACGGCAATTTGAGGTAGTAGCCCCTATTTGGTAAAACTATCTAAAACCGTAATATATGAGCAACCACATGTCAACACTGGAATCAATAGTTGAATGGGCTGAAAAAGATTTAATAGCATGGCAAAGTGATGCTGCACGGCGCTTTCTGACCCAAGATGAGGTGGGCGAATCTG
Proteins encoded in this window:
- a CDS encoding RidA family protein, which produces MRKDPVLFTILFGIFAAFLSSGCGNNEAVMRKIAREEAKKEQAEFLKSFAPEKFGFGGALEKEWSHAQGVKVGNFIFISGQQPYDTDLDEKGMPKRDLETGKPFEDQLKTVLDNIRKVLDHYGATMDDVVFLQSFVDEKAEKNVAKFDNAAKVIKEFFPNAQHAMTFVSVDNLYGKEQLIEANAIAVMHK
- a CDS encoding DUF2911 domain-containing protein: MKYLYLIFGLAAIFCLVSMPTTTFSQAGKPRVSLKASVTQRLGADTDITIDYSRPGVKGRKIWGDLVPYGLAPGNKSSKDKPFPWRAGANENTIISFNKDILIEGQKLSAGKYGIHIIPSKTTWVIVFSKNSTAWGSYSYNQDEDALRVTVTPVKAPFEEWLMFGFDDLTANSATAFLRWEELKVPFKIKLAE
- a CDS encoding MFS transporter, with amino-acid sequence MEKHRGDFFYGWIILAVGVGVVFAALGLARFGYTLVLPSMQRGLDIANTQAGALVTANLVGYLLLSIIGGALATRFGPRMVISAGLALAGLGMLMTGFAQGFLMVAFWRGLTGVGSGASNVPVMGLLSSWFSKRKRGFAAGNLFMLIGWLSLFCGVIWGSVSDRLGR